Below is a genomic region from Leptolyngbya boryana PCC 6306.
GATACGCTAGGATTGATCTTACGGGTCTTTGTCACTGCTGCCAGCACCCCAGAACGCGCCGGCGGCAAAACTGTCCTCCAGCGGGTGCGACAACGCGGCAAAGCTGTGTCTCGCCTACACACGATTTGGGTGGATGGCGGCTTCGATGGCTTTCCCTTTATGCACTGGGTGGTCACCGTCTGTCATTGGATTGTCCAGGTCGTATTACGCCCGGAACAAACCAAGGGCTTTGTTCTACTCAAAAAGCGGTGGGTGGTGGAGATGACCCAGCCAGACTGCCGCTGTAAACCTCAACTTTTTCAGCCGAATGTTTCGAGTCTGTTGATTTAGATTGTTGTTTCATTATTTGCTTCTCCAAGCTAAACCTATCGCATTGCAACTTTTGTTGCTAAGTTCGTTCATCGTCACTCTCGTTGGATTGGGCAAGCACTGATGTTTCTCCTTGCCACTGTTGGCGCATTCGGTCACTAAAAGACATTTGACGGCACTTGTTGAGCCGCTCAATTTCAGCTTCGTCTGCTCGAATAATCCAGCGATAGGGCGGTTTTTCCTGCTTGCGTCCCTCAATCCAGCCTCGCTTTACCCACTGATACAGTGTGCCATCGGGAATGCCAATCTGACGTGCCAGACCCGGAATCCACCACTCTCCATCGGCAAGCGGCTCTTTGTTATATCCTTTCGGACGGCGCTGATGCAAGCCTAACCGTCGTAATAGCTCCAATGTACTTTGATGACTAAAGCCCCCTTGTAATCGAGGCGGACGGAAGCCTGATTGGTTTAATTGCGCAGCAATTGCTGCGGCATCAAGTCCCTGTACGACAAATGCTTGAACTTGTTGACACAATTGCGGATAGTAACTTAACTGCTCAAAGCTGGCGACCGGACGAACGACAATTTGCTCACTCTGAAATCCGCCTAACCATTCAATGACCAGTTTTACCTGTTCACTTTGTCCTTGTGCTTCGACGACAATCCGATTGATCAATTGCCTCATGATTTCTTTGCGATGAGCGTTCGTTGTTGTATTTGCATTCCATAAGGTCGGAATATCTTGTGCAAGTTGTCGAATAGCACTGCGTTCGACCTCGGATAGCGTCAGCGGCTCTTGAGCTAAAAAACGCTGATAATCTTCCTGTACTTGTTCTACTGTAGCAAGCTTTGCTTCCCACTCTTTTCCAAGTTGACGGGCGACTAATCGATTTTCAGGTTCAACCTGTCGGTAATGCCGTCCAGATCGCTCAGCTTCGATATTTGCGCGCTCCAATTTTTGCTGCCACAGCTTATCAAGTTCAGTCCGCTCTTGCTCAATAGATTGAGCCGCTTGCAGGGATAGTTCTAGTGCCGCAGGCTCTAATGCTTGCAGCACTTGTTGAGTGATAGCAACATCGAGCGAACGACCTGCGATGTGCTGGCAGCCTCTGTCGGCATAGTCCTTCAACCGCCGATTGCATAGGTATTCGTGTGTTTTTCCCTGACCACTGTAATGCACAGTCATGCGGCAACCACAGTACTGACAGACCAGCAAGCCAGAGAGTAAAGCTGCTCCATGACGAGCCGCTCCAATAGTTTCAGCACGGGACTGGTTGGCTGCGAGGCGTGCTAGATTCTGTTGATACTGCTCCCAGCTAATATAGGCTGGAAATTGGTCAAACACTAGAGCGTGCCAATCTTCCGGTGCATTCACAACCCGTCCCGTTTTCGGTCGCCCAGGTTGTTGTTTGCGCGGGTCTTGCTGCCGACGACCATAGGCATACGCACCCGTATAAGCTGGATTCTTCAATAGATTTTGTAAGGTCATTCGATTCGGTTTGCGCCACTCTAAATCGCCACGATTGATCCCTTCACGAATTCGCACTGGAATTTGAATGTCCGCTCGCACCAGGTACCGTAGCACTCCGTTCAGCGTCCCAATTTCCTCAAATTTTCGGAAAATCAAATGCACCACCTGTTGAGCTTGCTCATCGGGGTCAAAAATCACTTCTCCAGACGGGCGACGGAGATACCCGATGGGTGGGTCGAATGGCAATTCTCCACGTCGAGCTTTATTGAGCTTGCCTTCGAGCAAACGGGTTTTGAGGACATGAAGTTCAGCTTCACTCATTGTACCTTTGAGTCCGAGTAACAATCGGTCATTGTACTGACTCGGATCATAAATCCCATCGAGGTCGCCAATCAATGTTCTAAACAACGCGCAGACTTCCAGCAATTGATGCCAGTCTTTCGAACAGCGTGCGAGGCGCGACATTTCAATGCCCAGAATTAGTCCCACATGGTTCAGGCTGACCTCTGCCACTAGGCGCTGAAACCCGCTGCGCCCCACGGCAGTTGTTCCTGACTTGCCTAAGTCTTCATCAATCACCAGCACACGTTCGCGCTGCCAACCTAACGCTTCTGCGCGATCTACCAAGCCATACTGAAGTCGGGTTGATTCTTGATGCTCTAGGACTTGTTGGAGGGTTGATTGTCGCACATAGACAACTGCTAATCGGTCGAGATGCAGATCGTCAATCTTCTCAGAGCGGCGGTTGTGAGCTTCACGTTTAGGATTCATGATGTTCCTCCTGCTCCAGAGCAGTGATCTGAGCGCTCATCATCTCGGTGAGAACGGCTACTAATCGTTGGCGTTGGGCAAGGGATAACTGAAACCACAGTTGATGGACTGCTGGCGGTTGAGACGGGGGGGAATGGGCTGTCCTGGCATACGACACCTGCTTGTGCGTCTAAGTCCTGAGTTGCCCGGTGCTGTGCCACGAAAATCACTAACCGCAACAACCCTTCAATACTTACAATAGGGCAAACTGAGTCCTTCGGGTTTAGGGCGGTATTCTGACTGGGTGATTGAACGAACTCTGGGCTGGCTGATGCACTGTCGTCGCTTAGTTCGAGACTATGAGTTACTTCCAGAAACTTCAGAAACTTGGATTTACTTAGCAATGATTCGGATCATGGTCAGGCGATTGGCATAAAATTTGACCGACTCCGGCTTTTCAAACACCCTCTTAGATGGGCTGTATGGTGGTGCGAACTATGTTACCCTTCTGCAACAGCGCCAGATGACGTATATTACTCGCTGTCGCGACTATCATCTGCTCAAAGAGCCAACCGTCAAAAGCGATTCTCGCGACCGCTCCTCAACAACAATACCTTCACCCTGATAGTCCTGAGATCACCCGCGATTTGTTTGATATTGAATGTTTGGATGNNNNNNNNNNNNNNNNNNNNNNNNNNNNNNNNNNNNNNNNNNNNNNNNNNNNNNNNNNNNNNNNNNNNNNNNNNNNNNNNNNNNNNNNNNNNNNNNNNNNTCCACGACCGTGTACAACAAGCCGCTTATGCCCTGATTGACGATCGCGAAAAACAATCTGTGCATCTCCAAATTGGTAAACTCCTCTACGCTAATTACAGCGAATCGAGTGAGCAACTTTTTGAACTGGTAGGACATTTCAACCTGGGACAGGCACTCATCACCCAGGCTGATGAAAAAACTCAATTAGCGCACTTGAACATACAAGCTGCAATCAAAGCAAAACAAGCAGCAGCCTACTCATTCGCTCAAGCGTGTTTAATTCATGCTCAAAACCATCTCACAGAAACAGCTTGGTCAGAACACTATGAATTGATGTTTACCCTACATCGAGAGCAAGCAGAAATTGAATATCTATTGGGTAATTTCGAGCAGTCTGAACGCTTGATTGAAATGACCTTGAAACAAGCAAAATCTGCCCTTGAGAAAGCAGAAATTTACCAACTGCTGATTGTTCTCTACACCATGCAGGGGAAGTATCAACCCGCGATCGAGACTGGACGAGTAGCACTTTCATCCTTCGAGATTGATATTCCTGAATCAGAGTTACACAAAGCCTTTGAAGATGAGCTTGCGATCTCGAAAACACAACTCGCCCAGCAAAAGATCCCGACATTATTGGATCAACCAGAAATGGTATTCCAGAGAAAAGAGCCGCTGCAAGATNNNNNNNNNNNNNNNNNNNNNNNNNNNNNNNNNNNNNNNNNNNNNNNNNNNNNNNNNNNNNNNNNNNNNNNNNNNNNNNNNNNNNNNNNNNNNNNNNNNNCCAACTGCTGATTGTTCTCTACACCATGCAGGGGAAGTATCAACCCGCGATCGAGACTGGACGAGTAGCACTTTCATCCTTCGAGATTGATATTCCTGAATCAGAGTTATACAAAGCCTTTGAAGATGAGCTTGCGATCGCGAAAACACAACTCGCCCAGCAAAAGATTCCGGCATTATTAGATCAGCCAGAAATGATGATTCCAGAGAAAAGAGCCGCTGCAAGATTGCTCACAACCTTAGGAGCGCCGACTTACTTTTCAAATCATGATCTCTGGCTGATTTGTGTGATGAAGTTAGTCAATCTTTCTCTGAAACATGGGGTGATTTCAGAATCTACCTATGGCTATTCTGAGTATGGATTGATTCTAGGATCAATGCTCGGTGACTATCGAGCAGGCTATCAGTTCGGACAACTCAGCCTGAAGGTTAGCGAAAGATTTAACAATCAAGCGGAAAAGTGTAAAGGCTGCGTGGTTGTTGGTGGTTCGGTGAATCATTGGATTAGACCCCTCAAAGAAGATGCTGAAATTTTCATGGAAGGGTATCAGGCTGGCTTAGAGTCTGGCGAACTTCAATTTGCGGGCTACAATATTGCCCATCAAGTGATTAATTTATTCTACCAAGGAGCCGACCTAGATTCCCTGCAAGACAAGCTTCTCAACTATCTAGCGTTTACAGAGCAAACACAAAATCAGCTTGCAAAAGATATGCTGCTTGCCTGTCAGCTAATCTTTCACAGTTTACAAGAATGTGATGTTAGACAATGCAAGTTTGTAACGAAAGAACTGAGCGAGACTGAATATTTAGCAGCGTGTGAGGCACGATCGAGTTTTGCTGCGATCGGCTTTTTCAAGATTCTCAAAGCTCAAGTTTTGTATCTCTATGGTTGTTTTGAGGATGCTCATCACGTGATCGGGCAAGCAAGGCACCTGCTTAACTATCTCCCAGGCTGTATCTCGCTTGCTGAATTCATTTTTTACGACTCGCTGATTTTAACTTCCCTGTATCTAACTGCGAGTGAGCTGCAGAAGAGTGAATACTGGCAGCAGATCATAACGAACCAACAGCAGATGGAAATTTGGTCAGCGACCTGCCCAGAGAACTTTCGGCATCAATATCTATTAGTCGAAGCAGAGATCGCCCGATTGCAAAATGATTCAATGACCGCGATCGACCTCTACGATGAGGCGATCGCACTTGCAAAAACGAATGGATTTGTGCAAGATTCGGCATTAGCAAATGAGCTATCTGCGAAGTTTTGGATCACTACAGGAAAAGAGAAGCTTGCCCAAATTTACTGGATTGAGGCATATCATCTCTATCAATCTTGGGGAGCCTCTACTAAAGTTGCAGATTTAGAACAGCACTACCCACATCTTCTAGTTTTAGGAAACTCNNNNNNNNNNNNNNNNNNNNNNNNNNNNNNNNNNNNNNNNNNNNNNNNNNNNNNNNNNNNNNNNNNNNNNNNNNNNNNNNNNNNNNNNNNNNNNNNNNNNCATCAAATCGACCACATGTGCCCACCGCCCACTCAAATCTTCAGCGACCGCTGGAGGCAGAGTCAGAGTGATAAACGACAGCCTGTTACGTCCGTATGTACGCTCAAGCAATGTCACTCCCCCACGAATAATGCGGCGACCGTGGGAAGTTATTCCCTTCTGTCCCCTCGGTTTTTGGTTTTCTCCGATTTAGCGGGCTTTGATAAACCAAGGTAGCCTTCGGCTTGCAGAATCTCACGGGCGCGTTCATAGCCGAATGATTTCAGTGCCGAAAGGTTGAATGCTTCATCTACAGTGAGTTTTTTCTCCCTCGGTAGAGGCTCAGGGGTGAATCTACGCTGCGAACTTGCTGTTATTTGCCCACAGGGGTAGACTTTAATCAAATCCATGAATGCCCCCTTACCGATCGGTAAAGGTTCTCTGTGCGATCGCACAAAGTGATTAGGTTGTTCATTGGAAAAACACTTATTTGATAGGGGCTAGCATAGCCCCTATTTTCATGTCTTGCAATACTTTTCTGAACGTCTGTAACCCTCTATCTGAACGGGTTTTAGGGTGTTAGGTATTGCTGTCAAGGATACCCTTCGGCTTCGCTTCGCTCCGTCCTTGACAGCAATACCTAACACCCTCGATCACTTAACAGATAGAGGGTTACAGCCTTATTGGTT
It encodes:
- a CDS encoding recombinase family protein, with amino-acid sequence MNPKREAHNRRSEKIDDLHLDRLAVVYVRQSTLQQVLEHQESTRLQYGLVDRAEALGWQRERVLVIDEDLGKSGTTAVGRSGFQRLVAEVSLNHVGLILGIEMSRLARCSKDWHQLLEVCALFRTLIGDLDGIYDPSQYNDRLLLGLKGTMSEAELHVLKTRLLEGKLNKARRGELPFDPPIGYLRRPSGEVIFDPDEQAQQVVHLIFRKFEEIGTLNGVLRYLVRADIQIPVRIREGINRGDLEWRKPNRMTLQNLLKNPAYTGAYAYGRRQQDPRKQQPGRPKTGRVVNAPEDWHALVFDQFPAYISWEQYQQNLARLAANQSRAETIGAARHGAALLSGLLVCQYCGCRMTVHYSGQGKTHEYLCNRRLKDYADRGCQHIAGRSLDVAITQQVLQALEPAALELSLQAAQSIEQERTELDKLWQQKLERANIEAERSGRHYRQVEPENRLVARQLGKEWEAKLATVEQVQEDYQRFLAQEPLTLSEVERSAIRQLAQDIPTLWNANTTTNAHRKEIMRQLINRIVVEAQGQSEQVKLVIEWLGGFQSEQIVVRPVASFEQLSYYPQLCQQVQAFVVQGLDAAAIAAQLNQSGFRPPRLQGGFSHQSTLELLRRLGLHQRRPKGYNKEPLADGEWWIPGLARQIGIPDGTLYQWVKRGWIEGRKQEKPPYRWIIRADEAEIERLNKCRQMSFSDRMRQQWQGETSVLAQSNESDDERT